In a single window of the uncultured Dysgonomonas sp. genome:
- a CDS encoding RteC domain-containing protein — protein MEQFIRNIKENINKEIQLIDSEECNIFQKSISIISLLESTFDELKEFVSNYTFKSPLDEIIFFKETKPQLFSILIYHRKIYNLEMRMPTGSCIDRKNYLEGILGRIKYFFDNNADFYQYYRSGSTHLDKYYFLRGKPDIQLIQDCFYFERDSKFSTSFDFKVSKMIANERLTVYVNNKLLHISNLESNIQDSFNLPKARLTWTAKKAELVEQIYAWDNAGCFNNGNTNIKELAEYIETVFNINLGDFYHTFLEIRERKGSRTLFLDKLIKLLEERMDGLDNK, from the coding sequence ATGGAGCAATTTATTCGCAATATAAAAGAAAATATCAATAAAGAAATTCAGCTTATTGATTCTGAGGAATGTAATATCTTTCAGAAATCTATTAGTATTATTTCATTATTGGAGTCTACATTTGATGAATTAAAAGAATTTGTTTCAAATTATACATTTAAAAGTCCGCTTGATGAAATCATCTTTTTTAAAGAGACGAAACCTCAACTTTTTAGCATTCTAATTTACCATAGAAAGATATATAATCTGGAAATGCGAATGCCCACCGGAAGTTGCATCGATCGCAAAAATTATTTAGAAGGAATTTTAGGACGCATAAAGTATTTTTTCGATAATAATGCTGACTTCTATCAATATTATCGTTCAGGAAGTACCCACCTTGATAAATATTACTTTCTAAGAGGTAAGCCAGATATTCAGTTAATACAGGATTGCTTCTACTTTGAAAGGGACTCTAAATTCTCTACGAGCTTTGATTTTAAGGTTTCGAAGATGATTGCCAATGAGAGATTAACGGTATATGTAAACAATAAACTCCTACATATTAGTAATCTCGAATCCAATATTCAAGACTCATTTAATTTGCCAAAGGCAAGACTGACATGGACTGCTAAAAAAGCAGAACTTGTTGAGCAGATTTACGCATGGGATAACGCAGGTTGTTTCAATAATGGCAATACGAATATAAAAGAGCTAGCGGAATATATTGAAACTGTTTTCAATATCAATTTGGGTGACTTCTATCACACGTTTCTGGAAATTCGAGAACGTAAAGGTAGCCGTACTTTATTTTTAGATAAATTGATAAAGCTTCTCGAAGAAAGAATGGATGGATTAGATAATAAATGA
- a CDS encoding helix-turn-helix domain-containing protein, translating into METTFETKKSDYGYNAKRLREILGVKQEELAERIGVSQQTVSRFESTPQLDDETLDKIAAALNISVDAIKNFSEDAAINFVANTFHDSTVANTYHQCSFNPLDKVIELYERMLKAEQEKVQLLQEVLKDKK; encoded by the coding sequence ATGGAAACAACTTTCGAAACAAAGAAAAGCGATTACGGATATAATGCTAAACGCCTGAGAGAAATACTGGGCGTAAAACAAGAAGAATTAGCCGAGCGCATAGGTGTATCTCAACAAACTGTTTCCAGATTTGAATCGACTCCGCAACTGGACGACGAAACTTTAGATAAAATTGCTGCTGCTCTTAATATTTCTGTTGATGCCATAAAAAACTTCAGTGAGGATGCTGCTATCAATTTTGTTGCAAACACATTCCACGACAGTACAGTTGCCAATACTTATCATCAATGCTCATTTAATCCGCTTGACAAAGTAATAGAGTTGTATGAACGAATGCTCAAAGCCGAACAGGAAAAAGTACAGCTATTACAGGAAGTATTGAAAGACAAAAAATAA
- a CDS encoding FISUMP domain-containing protein, translated as MLTILLYSLIQVKYKTAARLRLSADWDCPLYPDVDVDIVQCAADFDKRTIEKGSDLLESSWAEKVLSHEDQNGNTFYSTKFGNDRWMITNLAATSYADGTPLSPLTSEKANFYDIENAGTFYTYPLAGDPDPSIDSNSEWKDIDPQNIPGQGHTGYYKKWYPEYGALYNWYATTRQPADYTSHVHNEGQAYPSDDPSSQIGEFEIERKLETTSGARDGKIQGICPYGWHLPTDREWNDLERFFYNKIRDKDFSQTQYDNDDAAKVQADMDAGRFPVWNTDWEITVDASTRGYNVNEWKYSQWDPSLTKGTSGHIGHGGAMKAVCPPINLQQSWLHSSKGYSAEPRLGGFNVIPLGRMMLGESSAEAVQTFIRDNPKADNETISEYVQRSGINEEHWRIVLRDYAYDAVLWTASASGPITAWCRNFPRYEASVIKEAYMMTYMANVRCVKD; from the coding sequence ATGCTAACAATCCTTCTTTATTCGCTTATACAGGTTAAATACAAGACCGCTGCCCGATTGCGATTGAGCGCAGACTGGGACTGCCCTTTATACCCGGATGTAGATGTCGACATTGTACAATGCGCAGCCGATTTCGACAAAAGGACAATAGAAAAAGGATCCGATTTGCTCGAAAGTTCATGGGCTGAGAAAGTATTAAGCCACGAAGATCAGAACGGTAATACATTTTATTCCACCAAATTTGGAAATGATCGTTGGATGATAACCAACCTGGCTGCTACTTCATATGCAGATGGTACACCCCTGTCTCCTCTGACTTCTGAAAAAGCAAACTTTTATGATATAGAAAATGCTGGAACATTCTACACATATCCGCTTGCAGGGGATCCTGATCCAAGTATCGATTCAAATTCTGAATGGAAAGATATCGACCCCCAAAATATCCCCGGACAGGGACATACCGGTTATTATAAAAAATGGTATCCCGAATACGGTGCTTTATATAACTGGTATGCGACAACCCGCCAACCGGCAGACTATACTTCGCATGTACATAATGAGGGACAGGCATACCCGAGCGACGATCCATCATCCCAAATTGGAGAATTTGAAATAGAAAGAAAGCTGGAAACAACATCCGGGGCCAGAGATGGCAAGATACAAGGTATTTGCCCTTACGGCTGGCATTTACCAACCGACAGAGAATGGAATGATCTGGAACGTTTCTTCTATAATAAAATCCGGGATAAAGACTTTAGCCAAACACAATATGACAATGATGATGCGGCCAAAGTACAGGCAGATATGGATGCAGGAAGGTTTCCTGTATGGAATACCGATTGGGAAATAACAGTAGATGCATCTACACGCGGATATAACGTAAATGAATGGAAATACAGCCAATGGGATCCATCGTTAACAAAGGGAACCTCCGGACATATCGGGCATGGAGGTGCAATGAAAGCCGTGTGTCCTCCGATAAACTTGCAACAATCGTGGCTGCACAGTTCGAAAGGTTATAGTGCCGAACCCCGTCTAGGAGGATTCAATGTAATTCCTTTAGGGCGAATGATGCTTGGAGAAAGCAGTGCCGAGGCCGTACAGACCTTCATTCGAGATAATCCTAAGGCTGACAATGAAACCATAAGTGAATATGTACAACGATCCGGTATCAACGAAGAACATTGGCGAATAGTTTTGAGGGATTATGCTTATGACGCCGTATTATGGACAGCCAGCGCATCGGGCCCTATTACTGCTTGGTGCCGAAATTTCCCCAGATATGAAGCTAGTGTAATAAAAGAAGCGTATATGATGACATATATGGCAAATGTACGCTGTGTGAAAGACTAA
- a CDS encoding sigma-70 family RNA polymerase sigma factor, with the protein MDINIDLEKAFIEMVHNNERIIYKVCSFYISDEFPMTDLYQEVVCNLWTAYPRFRNESTVSTWIYRIALNTCISGMRKDMRRPKGTPVSVLEDSLTAPENISEQIKEMYRLIHQLNTIERAIVLLYLEEKSYQEIADITGLTVSNVGTKLKRTKEKLKRLSNL; encoded by the coding sequence ATGGATATCAATATTGATTTGGAGAAAGCATTTATAGAAATGGTTCATAATAATGAGCGGATTATCTATAAGGTTTGCTCTTTTTATATATCCGATGAATTTCCTATGACTGATCTGTATCAGGAGGTTGTTTGCAATCTTTGGACGGCCTATCCCCGTTTCAGGAATGAAAGTACAGTCTCTACGTGGATATATCGTATTGCTTTGAATACGTGTATCTCGGGTATGCGGAAAGATATGCGCAGGCCAAAAGGTACGCCGGTCTCTGTGCTGGAAGATTCACTTACAGCGCCCGAGAATATCAGTGAACAGATCAAGGAGATGTACAGGTTGATTCATCAGTTGAATACCATCGAGCGCGCCATTGTCTTGCTTTATCTCGAAGAGAAGTCGTATCAGGAAATTGCAGATATTACAGGGTTGACAGTGAGTAATGTGGGCACAAAGTTGAAACGGACTAAAGAAAAGCTGAAACGGTTGTCGAATCTTTAA